The Panicum hallii strain FIL2 chromosome 9, PHallii_v3.1, whole genome shotgun sequence genome has a window encoding:
- the LOC112874458 gene encoding protein MARD1-like codes for MLGRMASGAVAERRAALLDRTGTAVSAASPLLAPPKLFVADGGVSGGSPVVVAEAAIMSPTSSLQAAVGSPASPAATAAPFSRHGASSSSGGDNHRCKSKSRRPAWEAAMPTGLGLAGALNGGDAVPPAATVLTGQSFRRAGPASAAADRVSRSTFPQGRRRRWLMSPGEMEASEDYTRVIAGGGPNPRTTHMFDGRVVVDGCGGFPVGAGGEVGGFLRWCHGCSKDLEQGKDIFMYRGEMAFCSHECRFREMLLFDEES; via the exons ATGTTGGGGAGGATGGCTTCTGGGGCGGTCGCCGAGCGGCGCGCCGCCTTGTTGGATCGCACGGGCACCGCCGTCTCGGCGGCATCTCCCCTGCTGGCGCCTCCCAAGCTGTTCGTGGCTGACGGTGGCGTCTCCGGCGGGTCGCCGGTAGTAGTAGCGGAGGCCGCCATCATGAGCCCCACCTCCTCCCTGCAGGCGGCCGTCGGCAGCCCCGCGTCTCCGGCGGCCACGGCCGCCCCGTTCTCCCGTCACGGGGCGAGCTCGTCATCAGGCGGCGATAATCACCGGTGCAAGAGCAAGAGCCGCCGCCCTGCCTGGGAGGCGGCGATGCCGACCGGGCTGGGCCTCGCCGGCGCCCTGAACGGCGGCGACGCCGTCCCGCCCGCGGCGACGGTCCTGACAGGGCAGAGCTTCCGGAGGGCTGGACcggcgtccgccgccgccgaccgcgTGTCGCGCTCCACCTTCCCGCAAGGCCGGCGGCGCCGGTGGCTGATGTCGCCGGGTGAGATGGAGGCGTCGGAGGACTACACCCGCGTCATCGCCGGCGGGGGCCCGAACCCGAGGACCACGCACATGTTCGACGGCCGCGTCGTCGTCGACGGCTGCGGCGGGTTCCCGGTGggagccggcggcgaggtcggtgGGTTCCTGAGGTGGTGCCACGGCTGCAGCAAGGATCTTGAGCAGGGCAAAGACATCTTCATGTACAG GGGGGAGATGGCCTTCTGCAGCCACGAGTGCCGCTTCCGCGAGATGCTGCTCTTCGACGAGGAATCCTGA